A genomic window from Micromonospora ferruginea includes:
- the mobA gene encoding molybdenum cofactor guanylyltransferase — translation MTGYAAVLLAGGAARRMGGVDKPARPVGGRPMLHRVLVAVADADERVVVGPSGPVPAGVRVTREDPPGGGPVAATAAGLALLRSGAPTVALLAADLPLLTAEAVAVLRRALDGSADGLACYVDGDGRRQQLCGVWRLPALRAALDRLAAQRGGTVDGAPVRGLLAGTTVREVAWSGAGAPPWFDCDTDEDVRRAEEWTT, via the coding sequence GTGACCGGGTACGCGGCGGTGCTGCTCGCCGGCGGCGCGGCCCGGCGAATGGGTGGGGTGGACAAGCCCGCCCGTCCGGTCGGTGGCCGACCGATGCTGCACCGGGTGCTGGTGGCGGTGGCCGACGCGGACGAGCGGGTGGTGGTCGGTCCGTCCGGGCCGGTGCCCGCGGGGGTGCGGGTGACCCGGGAGGACCCGCCCGGTGGTGGCCCGGTGGCCGCCACGGCGGCCGGACTGGCCCTGCTGCGCTCCGGCGCGCCCACGGTCGCCCTGCTCGCCGCCGATCTGCCCCTGCTCACCGCCGAGGCGGTGGCCGTGCTGCGGCGGGCGCTCGACGGGTCGGCCGACGGGCTGGCCTGTTACGTGGACGGCGACGGCCGCCGGCAGCAACTCTGCGGCGTGTGGCGGCTGCCGGCGCTGCGGGCCGCCCTCGACCGGCTGGCGGCCCAGCGGGGCGGGACGGTCGACGGCGCACCGGTACGCGGCCTGCTGGCCGGCACCACGGTCCGGGAGGTGGCCTGGTCCGGTGCCGGCGCGCCGCCCTGGTTCGACTGCGACACTGACGAGGACGTACGCCGGGCCGAGGAGTGGACGACATGA
- a CDS encoding DUF6457 domain-containing protein produces the protein MTVLDDWVTAACAELDLDPAQVPVSAVLDVARDVAHQVVRPGAPVSAYLLGLAVGRGADPAAAAARLSALAGSWPVELDGTTGA, from the coding sequence ATGACGGTGCTGGACGACTGGGTCACCGCGGCCTGCGCCGAGCTGGATCTGGACCCGGCGCAGGTGCCGGTGTCGGCGGTGCTCGACGTGGCCCGGGACGTGGCGCACCAGGTGGTCCGGCCGGGTGCGCCGGTCAGCGCGTACCTCCTGGGTCTGGCCGTGGGGCGCGGCGCGGATCCGGCCGCGGCGGCCGCCCGGCTCAGCGCGTTGGCGGGCTCGTGGCCGGTGGAGTTGGACGGGACGACCGGGGCGTAG
- a CDS encoding T3SS (YopN, CesT) and YbjN peptide-binding chaperone 1 — MTADHPSAPVDQPPGDAPEQHESILLDEPTTADLRAKVTEAWREFARALADRLRGLPAGGHLEVTLDPTASGTGDAVYSVSADAGEDGGLSARAVGNATLPTGYRLDRSAVADMVALGWSPPGVVPGSGEQFGLDCGVDEATRLSAVLSRTLRDVYGAPHPAFLVYLVHDADGESLPVEPLGTARAEFGPDRDVEADLDEALAAAAAAQAGENDVLALEERVRTVVSTMLKSDADQVQVDSDGDINIRAGSAMVFVRVRDNPPLVDVFSPVLTEVEPTERLYVKLSELTNRMPIGRLYCADDTVWASIPVFGRNFQATHLMLAVQVMTGLADELDDRLHGEFGGKRFFGEGDKPSRAQEHRTGMYL, encoded by the coding sequence ATGACGGCAGACCACCCCTCGGCGCCGGTCGACCAGCCCCCCGGCGACGCGCCGGAGCAGCACGAGTCGATCCTGCTCGACGAGCCGACCACGGCCGATCTGCGGGCCAAGGTGACCGAGGCCTGGCGGGAGTTCGCCCGGGCGCTGGCCGACCGGCTGCGCGGGCTGCCGGCCGGTGGGCATCTGGAGGTCACGCTCGACCCGACCGCCTCCGGGACCGGGGACGCCGTCTACTCGGTCAGCGCGGACGCCGGGGAGGACGGTGGCCTGTCGGCCCGGGCGGTCGGCAACGCGACGCTCCCGACGGGTTACCGGCTGGACCGCTCGGCGGTGGCCGACATGGTGGCGCTGGGCTGGTCGCCGCCGGGTGTGGTGCCGGGCTCCGGTGAGCAGTTCGGTCTGGACTGCGGCGTCGACGAGGCGACCCGCCTGTCCGCCGTGCTCTCCCGGACGCTGCGGGACGTCTACGGCGCCCCGCATCCGGCGTTCCTGGTCTATCTGGTGCACGACGCCGACGGTGAGTCGTTGCCGGTGGAGCCGCTCGGCACCGCCCGCGCCGAGTTCGGCCCGGACCGGGACGTGGAGGCCGACCTGGACGAGGCGTTGGCCGCCGCGGCGGCGGCCCAGGCGGGCGAGAACGACGTGCTGGCGCTGGAGGAGCGGGTGCGCACGGTGGTCTCGACGATGTTGAAGTCCGACGCCGACCAGGTGCAGGTCGACTCCGACGGCGACATCAACATCCGGGCCGGTTCGGCGATGGTCTTCGTGCGGGTCCGGGACAATCCGCCGCTCGTGGACGTCTTCTCGCCGGTGCTGACGGAGGTGGAGCCGACCGAGCGGCTCTACGTGAAGCTCTCCGAGTTGACCAACCGGATGCCGATCGGCCGGCTCTACTGCGCCGACGACACGGTCTGGGCCTCGATCCCGGTCTTCGGCCGCAACTTCCAGGCCACCCACCTGATGCTGGCCGTGCAGGTGATGACCGGTCTCGCCGACGAGCTGGACGACCGGCTGCACGGCGAGTTCGGCGGCAAGCGGTTCTTCGGCGAGGGGGACAAGCCGTCGCGGGCGCAGGAGCACCGCACCGGCATGTACCTCTAG
- a CDS encoding zinc-binding dehydrogenase — translation MRAVWLREFGGPEVLVPGAAPDPEPGPGQILVAVAHANITFVETMFRATGFGPFTGDPPLIPGNGVGGTIAAVGPGVDPALVGRLVVTATGGTGGYAERVVVDRDAPVPVPQGLPLDQAVAVMADGRTALMLARAADPRPGDRVLVEAAAGGVGTLLTQLVARAGATVVAAAGGPAKVAVLRAATLDVVVDYREPDWTDRVRAAVGAVDVVFDGVGGTIAREAFDLLDPGGRMLSFGLAGGTWADVPADLAAARRVTLLRPHPRPDELRALTEEALALAAAGRLRPLIAQRFPLERAADAHAAMAARATVGKTLLDVA, via the coding sequence ATGCGTGCGGTGTGGCTGCGGGAGTTCGGCGGACCGGAGGTGCTGGTCCCGGGGGCGGCGCCCGACCCGGAACCCGGGCCGGGCCAAATCCTCGTGGCGGTGGCACACGCCAACATCACGTTCGTCGAGACGATGTTCCGGGCCACCGGCTTCGGCCCGTTCACCGGCGACCCGCCGCTGATCCCCGGCAACGGCGTCGGCGGAACGATCGCGGCGGTCGGCCCCGGCGTCGACCCGGCCCTGGTCGGCCGGCTCGTCGTCACCGCCACCGGCGGCACCGGCGGCTACGCCGAGCGCGTCGTCGTCGACCGGGACGCGCCGGTCCCCGTACCCCAGGGGTTGCCGCTCGATCAGGCGGTGGCGGTGATGGCCGACGGCCGGACCGCGCTGATGCTCGCCCGGGCGGCGGACCCGCGGCCCGGCGACCGGGTCCTGGTGGAGGCCGCGGCCGGCGGCGTCGGCACCCTGCTGACGCAGCTCGTCGCGCGGGCCGGCGCCACCGTGGTGGCCGCCGCCGGCGGCCCCGCCAAGGTCGCCGTGCTCCGCGCCGCGACGCTCGACGTGGTGGTCGACTACCGGGAGCCCGACTGGACCGATCGGGTCCGGGCCGCCGTCGGCGCCGTCGACGTGGTCTTCGACGGCGTCGGCGGCACGATCGCCCGGGAGGCGTTCGACCTGCTCGACCCCGGCGGCCGGATGCTCAGCTTCGGGTTGGCCGGCGGCACCTGGGCGGACGTGCCGGCGGACCTCGCCGCCGCCCGTCGGGTGACCCTGCTGCGGCCCCACCCCCGGCCGGACGAGCTGCGCGCGCTGACCGAGGAGGCCCTCGCCCTGGCCGCGGCCGGACGGCTCCGACCACTGATCGCCCAGCGCTTCCCGCTGGAACGGGCCGCCGACGCGCACGCCGCCATGGCGGCCCGCGCCACCGTCGGCAAGACCCTGCTCGACGTGGCCTAG
- a CDS encoding Lrp/AsnC family transcriptional regulator → MQIDAVDQRIIALLVADARASYADIGTRVSLSAPAVKRRVDRLRAAGVIRGFTAVVDPAAVGWTTEAFVELFCAGRTTPAQIGVAARRHPEVVGAYTVSGEADALVHLRAADIAHLEEALERLRAEPFVTSSRSTIVLSRLVESPGVGPSTTA, encoded by the coding sequence TTGCAGATAGACGCGGTCGACCAGCGAATCATTGCGTTGCTCGTGGCGGACGCTCGCGCCTCCTACGCGGACATCGGCACCCGGGTGTCACTCTCCGCCCCCGCGGTCAAGCGCCGGGTGGACCGGCTGCGCGCGGCCGGGGTGATCCGCGGCTTCACCGCGGTCGTCGACCCGGCCGCCGTCGGCTGGACCACCGAGGCGTTCGTGGAGCTGTTCTGCGCCGGCCGGACCACCCCCGCGCAGATCGGCGTCGCCGCCCGCCGGCACCCCGAGGTGGTCGGCGCGTACACCGTCTCCGGCGAGGCCGACGCGCTGGTACACCTGCGCGCCGCCGACATCGCCCACCTGGAGGAGGCGCTGGAACGGCTGCGCGCCGAACCGTTCGTCACCTCGTCCCGCAGCACCATCGTGCTGTCCCGACTGGTCGAGTCCCCCGGCGTCGGGCCGTCCACGACGGCTTGA
- the ddaH gene encoding dimethylargininase: protein MVTVNQQRVPRKRTYLMCSPEHFAVEYAINPWMDVTTAVDVDLAVKQWDGLRETLLGLGHEVHTLTPEAGLPDMVFAANGAFVVDGTVYGARFKHEQRTGEAAAHRAFYEEQGWHFIAPSETNEGEGDFAYLPDAHGGLILAGHGFRTELAAHGEAQEALGRPVVSLRLVDPRFYHLDVALASIDDGNVVYYPGAFSAASQRVLHQLFPDAVVADDEDALTFGLNLVSDGLNVVLNSEATRLAGTLKAAGYHPVPVELAELKKGGGSVKCCIAELRR, encoded by the coding sequence TTGGTGACCGTGAACCAGCAGCGAGTCCCGCGAAAGCGGACATATCTCATGTGCTCGCCCGAGCACTTCGCCGTCGAGTACGCGATCAACCCGTGGATGGACGTGACCACGGCGGTCGACGTCGACCTGGCGGTCAAGCAGTGGGACGGGCTGCGCGAGACGCTGCTCGGGCTCGGCCACGAGGTGCACACGCTCACCCCCGAGGCGGGCCTGCCGGACATGGTCTTCGCGGCCAACGGCGCCTTCGTGGTCGACGGCACGGTCTACGGCGCCCGGTTCAAGCACGAGCAGCGGACCGGCGAGGCCGCCGCGCACCGGGCGTTCTACGAGGAGCAGGGCTGGCACTTCATCGCGCCGAGCGAGACGAACGAGGGTGAGGGCGACTTCGCGTACCTGCCGGACGCGCACGGCGGGCTGATCCTGGCCGGCCACGGCTTCCGCACCGAGCTGGCCGCGCACGGGGAGGCGCAGGAGGCGCTCGGCCGGCCGGTGGTCTCGCTGCGCCTGGTCGACCCCCGCTTCTACCACCTGGACGTGGCGCTCGCCTCGATCGACGACGGGAACGTCGTCTACTACCCGGGGGCGTTCTCCGCGGCCAGCCAGCGGGTGCTGCACCAGCTCTTCCCGGACGCGGTGGTGGCGGACGACGAGGACGCCCTGACCTTCGGTCTCAACCTGGTCAGCGACGGCCTCAACGTGGTGCTGAACAGCGAGGCCACCCGGCTGGCCGGCACCCTGAAGGCGGCCGGCTACCACCCGGTGCCGGTGGAGTTGGCCGAGCTGAAGAAGGGCGGCGGCAGCGTGAAGTGCTGCATCGCCGAGCTGCGGCGCTGA
- a CDS encoding ABC transporter substrate-binding protein, protein MAQMNRRRALQLLAALGTTGLVAGCGSGDDADEAPSGSPIKIGLIAPGSGPNKAIGDEITNGFQLFLSTHGQQLGGHPVTVVPAEEGDSAATGKAAVDRLLKEGVLALTGVVSPTVMTGIRDSVEQARVPLIGSNASPATLQGVVYIWRTSYVLDEPGFALGEYLRQNLDPSSRIAIFGAQGQGSQDVVAGLRRGYEQGRRLTEDPIYTPDYPNPGKSAYAGPIRKALARKPDAVFCHYTGAQAVQFVKQLYDEGYRGPIYAPGFLTEGTVLEQLDDGEKGRDRRLIEQNGIETALNYSADLNNTPNRVFASAYRKTFNTSPTTYAMASYDAAQVLDKAIRLVGGEPTPSQVNLALGKIGQVDSPRGSWQFNQPRTPQQKWYLRKVQLDGRMLSNVVINELATLG, encoded by the coding sequence GTGGCACAGATGAACCGCAGGCGGGCCCTGCAACTGCTGGCCGCGCTCGGCACCACCGGACTCGTGGCCGGCTGCGGCTCCGGGGACGACGCGGACGAGGCGCCGTCCGGCAGCCCGATCAAGATCGGTTTGATCGCGCCCGGCAGCGGCCCGAACAAAGCCATCGGTGACGAGATCACCAACGGCTTCCAGCTCTTCCTCAGCACCCACGGCCAGCAGCTCGGCGGGCACCCGGTGACGGTGGTGCCGGCCGAGGAGGGCGACAGCGCGGCCACCGGCAAGGCCGCCGTCGACCGGCTGCTCAAGGAGGGCGTGCTCGCGCTCACCGGCGTGGTCAGCCCGACCGTCATGACCGGCATCCGGGACTCCGTGGAGCAGGCCCGGGTGCCGCTGATCGGGTCCAACGCCTCGCCCGCCACGCTCCAGGGCGTCGTCTACATCTGGCGCACCTCGTACGTGCTGGACGAGCCGGGCTTCGCGCTCGGCGAATACCTGCGCCAGAACCTGGACCCGTCCAGCCGGATCGCCATCTTCGGCGCCCAGGGGCAGGGCAGCCAGGACGTCGTCGCCGGCCTGCGGCGCGGCTACGAGCAGGGCCGCCGGCTCACCGAGGACCCGATCTACACGCCCGACTACCCCAACCCGGGCAAGAGCGCCTACGCCGGTCCGATCCGCAAGGCGCTGGCCCGCAAGCCGGACGCGGTCTTTTGCCACTACACCGGCGCGCAGGCGGTGCAGTTCGTCAAGCAGCTCTACGACGAGGGCTACCGGGGCCCGATCTACGCGCCCGGGTTCCTCACCGAGGGCACCGTGCTCGAACAGCTCGACGACGGCGAGAAGGGCCGCGACCGGAGGCTGATCGAGCAGAACGGCATCGAGACCGCGCTGAACTACTCGGCCGACCTCAACAACACCCCGAACCGGGTCTTCGCCTCGGCGTACCGCAAGACGTTCAACACCTCGCCGACCACCTACGCGATGGCCTCGTACGACGCCGCGCAGGTGCTGGACAAGGCGATCCGGCTGGTCGGCGGCGAGCCGACCCCGTCACAGGTCAACCTGGCGCTCGGCAAGATCGGCCAGGTCGACAGCCCGCGCGGCTCCTGGCAGTTCAACCAGCCGCGTACCCCGCAGCAGAAGTGGTACCTGCGCAAGGTGCAGCTCGACGGCCGGATGCTCTCCAACGTGGTGATCAACGAGCTGGCCACGCTCGGCTGA
- a CDS encoding alpha/beta hydrolase family protein: MPPDPRDVLTRPAPPPDATVAYGDHPDQCADLRRPAGDGPARPLVVVVHGGFWRAEYDRTHTGPMAAALAALGHPVAQLEYRRTGWPGTLTDVLAGVAALPALGAAALPGRVAPTPPVLVGHSAGGHLALYAAAHAPHTVGGVLALAPVADLAEAHRLDLDGGAVAALLGGGPADVPDRYAVADPSSLVPVPVRTVVVHGARDQQVPVSTSRSWVAADRAAGGDATLVELPECEHFGLIAPDSAAWPRVVEALRSFHDDLPGIDAASPTR; the protein is encoded by the coding sequence ATGCCCCCCGACCCCCGTGACGTGCTGACCCGGCCGGCCCCGCCGCCGGACGCCACCGTCGCCTACGGCGACCACCCGGACCAGTGCGCCGACCTGCGCCGCCCGGCCGGCGACGGGCCCGCCCGGCCGCTGGTCGTGGTGGTGCACGGCGGATTCTGGCGGGCGGAGTACGACCGCACCCACACCGGCCCGATGGCGGCGGCGCTGGCCGCGCTCGGGCATCCGGTGGCGCAGCTCGAATACCGCCGGACCGGCTGGCCGGGCACGCTCACCGACGTGCTCGCCGGGGTCGCCGCGCTGCCCGCGCTGGGCGCCGCCGCGCTGCCCGGCCGGGTGGCGCCCACCCCGCCGGTGCTGGTCGGTCACTCGGCCGGCGGGCACCTGGCGCTGTACGCCGCCGCGCACGCCCCGCACACCGTCGGCGGCGTGCTCGCGCTCGCGCCGGTGGCGGACCTCGCCGAGGCGCACCGGCTGGACCTGGACGGCGGGGCGGTGGCGGCGCTGCTCGGCGGCGGCCCGGCCGACGTGCCGGACCGGTACGCCGTTGCGGATCCATCGTCGTTGGTACCCGTTCCGGTACGCACCGTAGTCGTGCACGGTGCCCGTGACCAGCAGGTTCCGGTGTCGACCAGCCGCTCCTGGGTGGCCGCCGACCGGGCCGCCGGAGGCGACGCCACGCTGGTTGAGCTGCCGGAATGCGAGCACTTCGGGTTGATCGCGCCGGATTCGGCCGCCTGGCCCCGGGTTGTCGAGGCGTTGCGGTCCTTTCACGATGATCTTCCGGGCATTGACGCAGCGTCGCCGACCAGGTAG
- a CDS encoding bacterial proteasome activator family protein, with amino-acid sequence MGAMTEAHSGGHDGEQSDDGIPGTVVVVGPDGRPVGTVQTEEGKGEDPTRLVEQPAKVMRIGSMIKQLLEEVKSAPLDDASRHRMREIHERSIVELKEGLAPELREELERISLPFTEQQAPSEGELRIAHAQLVGWLEGLFHGIQAALVAQQMAARVQLEQMRSGRQALPSGPAGMVPGMPGMPGGGEGHAPGQYL; translated from the coding sequence ATGGGTGCCATGACCGAAGCACACTCCGGCGGACACGACGGCGAACAGAGCGACGACGGCATCCCGGGCACCGTGGTGGTGGTCGGGCCGGACGGCCGACCGGTCGGCACGGTGCAGACCGAGGAGGGCAAGGGTGAGGACCCGACCCGCCTGGTCGAACAGCCGGCCAAGGTGATGCGGATCGGCAGCATGATCAAGCAGTTGCTGGAGGAGGTGAAGTCCGCCCCGCTGGACGACGCCAGCCGGCACCGGATGCGCGAGATCCACGAACGCTCGATCGTCGAGCTGAAGGAGGGCCTCGCCCCCGAGCTGCGCGAGGAGCTGGAGCGGATCTCGCTGCCGTTCACCGAGCAGCAGGCGCCCAGCGAGGGCGAGCTGCGCATCGCGCACGCCCAGTTGGTCGGCTGGCTGGAGGGGTTGTTCCACGGCATCCAGGCCGCGCTGGTCGCCCAGCAGATGGCCGCCCGCGTCCAGTTGGAGCAGATGCGCTCCGGCCGCCAGGCGCTGCCCAGCGGCCCGGCCGGGATGGTCCCGGGCATGCCGGGGATGCCCGGCGGCGGCGAGGGCCACGCCCCCGGCCAGTACCTGTGA
- a CDS encoding HAD family hydrolase, whose product MGEPPRLVATDIDGTLLSDDRALSARTAGVLARITAGGTPVVLVTGRPIRWLQLVYDQLDAPLPAICANGAVVYDPVADEVLRADPLAPELLAEVARRLRAEVPGVSFAVEIVDSRQMRHEAHYPLRWDADAEAIRAVESPEELLAAPAVKLLVRAGEQDPDVFVRVVAGALEGLAEATHSSYSGLIEISAAGVTKAAGLAWFAARLGVDERDVLAFGDMPNDVPMLTWAGRAVAVANAHPAVREIADEVTGANTEDGVAAYLEKVFGLD is encoded by the coding sequence ATGGGAGAGCCACCTCGACTCGTCGCGACCGACATCGACGGCACGTTGCTGTCGGACGACCGGGCGCTCAGCGCGCGTACCGCCGGGGTGCTGGCCCGGATCACCGCCGGGGGCACCCCGGTCGTGCTGGTCACCGGCCGTCCGATCCGCTGGCTCCAACTCGTGTACGACCAGCTCGACGCGCCGCTGCCGGCGATCTGTGCCAACGGCGCGGTGGTGTACGACCCGGTGGCCGACGAGGTGCTGCGCGCCGACCCGCTCGCCCCGGAGCTGCTGGCCGAGGTGGCCCGCCGGCTGCGCGCCGAGGTGCCCGGGGTGAGCTTCGCGGTGGAGATCGTGGACAGCCGGCAGATGCGGCACGAGGCGCACTACCCGCTGCGCTGGGACGCCGACGCGGAGGCGATCCGGGCCGTCGAGTCGCCGGAGGAGTTGCTCGCCGCACCGGCGGTGAAACTGCTGGTCCGCGCCGGGGAGCAGGACCCGGACGTGTTCGTGCGGGTGGTGGCCGGCGCACTCGAGGGGCTGGCCGAGGCGACCCACTCGTCGTACAGCGGGTTGATCGAGATCTCGGCCGCCGGTGTGACGAAGGCGGCCGGCCTGGCCTGGTTCGCGGCCCGACTGGGCGTCGACGAGCGGGACGTGCTGGCCTTCGGTGACATGCCGAACGACGTGCCGATGCTGACCTGGGCGGGCCGGGCGGTGGCGGTGGCGAACGCCCACCCGGCGGTGCGGGAGATCGCGGACGAGGTCACCGGCGCGAACACCGAGGACGGCGTCGCCGCCTACCTGGAGAAGGTCTTCGGGCTGGACTGA
- a CDS encoding HAD family hydrolase: MTRPGLPKLIATDLDGTLVRSDDTVSAYTHGVLDRVRAAGIPVVGATGRGPRLAELSRNDIRAADFLVMAGGGWVVDQSDPAGPLVLRDERLRGEVLARLLADLEAAVGPLTVMVEASGEHDAPLWGDYHPSWPYPDRFEARSRAECLSCDVVKAFARTEDHHVDELLAAARRIVSPEVATLTQAGLGFVEICPPGVDKATGLSVVAERLGVDPADVLVFGDQPNDLPMFGWAGWSRVAVANAHPEVRTAADEITLRNDDDGVAVYLDRLLSR; encoded by the coding sequence ATGACCCGCCCGGGCCTGCCCAAGCTGATCGCCACCGACCTCGACGGCACGCTCGTCCGCAGCGACGACACCGTCTCCGCGTACACCCACGGGGTGCTGGACCGGGTGCGGGCGGCCGGCATCCCGGTCGTCGGCGCGACCGGGCGCGGGCCGCGACTGGCCGAGCTGAGCCGCAACGACATCCGCGCCGCCGACTTCCTGGTGATGGCCGGCGGCGGCTGGGTGGTCGACCAGAGCGACCCGGCCGGCCCGCTGGTGCTGCGCGACGAACGCCTCCGCGGCGAGGTGCTCGCCCGCCTCCTCGCCGACCTGGAGGCCGCCGTCGGCCCGCTCACCGTGATGGTGGAGGCGTCCGGCGAGCACGACGCGCCGCTCTGGGGCGACTACCACCCGAGCTGGCCCTACCCGGACCGCTTCGAGGCGCGCAGCCGGGCCGAGTGCCTCTCCTGCGACGTGGTCAAGGCGTTCGCCCGGACCGAGGACCACCACGTCGACGAGCTGCTCGCGGCGGCCCGCCGGATCGTGTCGCCGGAGGTGGCCACGCTCACCCAGGCCGGCCTCGGCTTCGTCGAGATCTGCCCGCCGGGGGTCGACAAGGCGACCGGGCTGAGCGTGGTCGCCGAGCGGCTGGGGGTGGACCCGGCGGACGTGCTGGTCTTCGGCGACCAACCCAACGACCTGCCGATGTTCGGCTGGGCGGGCTGGTCCCGGGTGGCGGTGGCGAACGCCCACCCGGAGGTCCGCACCGCCGCCGACGAGATCACCCTGCGCAACGACGACGACGGCGTCGCGGTCTACCTGGACCGACTACTCTCCCGGTGA
- a CDS encoding OsmC family protein, translated as MPIRTASARWQGDLAEGSGTVRTGKGGLSGNYSFKSRFEEGEGTNPEELIGAAHASCFSMALSKQLADSGATGTSVETTAKVHFDKTDAGMTVTRIDLETVGQAPGLDEAGFTKLAEAAKENCPISRLLSPGAQITLTARLA; from the coding sequence ATGCCTATCCGTACCGCTTCCGCTCGTTGGCAGGGCGACCTCGCCGAGGGGTCGGGCACCGTCCGCACCGGCAAGGGCGGCCTGTCCGGCAACTACTCCTTCAAGTCGCGCTTCGAGGAGGGTGAGGGCACGAACCCCGAGGAGCTGATCGGCGCCGCGCACGCGAGCTGCTTCTCGATGGCCCTCTCCAAGCAGCTCGCCGACTCGGGCGCCACCGGCACCTCGGTGGAGACGACCGCCAAGGTGCACTTCGACAAGACCGACGCGGGCATGACCGTGACCCGCATCGACCTGGAGACCGTCGGCCAGGCCCCGGGCCTGGACGAGGCCGGGTTCACCAAGCTGGCCGAGGCGGCCAAGGAGAACTGCCCGATCTCGCGGCTGCTCTCCCCGGGCGCGCAGATCACGCTGACCGCCCGCCTGGCCTGA
- a CDS encoding metallopeptidase family protein, with amino-acid sequence MEMSRDRFEELVGEALDEVPEELLGLMSNVVILVEDDPPPGENLLGLYEGHALTTRGWDYAGVLPDRILIYRNPILAICDTDDDVVDEVAVTVVHEIAHHFGIDDERLHALGWG; translated from the coding sequence GTGGAGATGAGCCGGGACCGGTTCGAGGAACTGGTCGGCGAGGCCCTCGACGAGGTGCCCGAGGAGCTGCTCGGGCTGATGAGCAACGTGGTCATCCTGGTGGAGGACGACCCGCCGCCCGGCGAGAACCTGCTCGGGCTCTACGAGGGGCACGCGCTCACCACGCGCGGCTGGGACTACGCCGGCGTGCTGCCCGACCGCATCCTGATCTACCGGAACCCGATCCTGGCGATCTGCGACACCGACGACGACGTCGTCGACGAGGTCGCGGTGACCGTGGTGCACGAGATCGCCCACCACTTCGGCATCGACGACGAGCGCCTGCACGCGCTCGGCTGGGGCTGA
- a CDS encoding AIM24 family protein, with protein sequence MRSELFSAANLEKESQQPGMRLQNSKMLKIELNGEAMARVGSMVAYQGQVQFQALGSGGIGKFIKQRLTGEGVPLMKLSGRGDVFLAEAAKDVHVIDLEPGDALSINGSSVLAFDASLQYDIKMVSGMGMASSAGLFNCVFTGHGRIAVTTKGTPVVLNVDAPTYVDPQAAVCWSANLQTGYHRAEQLGLGTLLGRSTGEAFTMSFAGQGFVVVQPSEEPPVAGSGAQQQQGGLLGGLLQ encoded by the coding sequence ATGCGCAGCGAGCTGTTCTCCGCGGCGAATCTCGAGAAGGAGTCCCAGCAGCCGGGCATGCGGCTGCAGAACTCCAAGATGCTGAAGATCGAGCTGAACGGCGAGGCGATGGCCCGCGTCGGGTCGATGGTCGCCTACCAGGGCCAGGTGCAGTTCCAGGCCCTCGGCTCGGGCGGCATCGGCAAGTTCATCAAGCAGCGGCTCACCGGCGAGGGCGTACCGCTGATGAAGCTCTCCGGGCGCGGCGACGTATTCCTCGCCGAGGCCGCCAAGGACGTGCACGTCATCGACCTGGAGCCCGGCGACGCCCTGTCCATCAACGGCTCCAGCGTGCTGGCGTTCGACGCCAGCCTCCAGTACGACATCAAGATGGTCAGCGGCATGGGCATGGCGTCCTCCGCCGGCCTGTTCAACTGCGTCTTCACCGGGCACGGCCGGATCGCGGTCACCACCAAGGGCACCCCGGTGGTGCTGAACGTGGACGCGCCGACCTACGTCGACCCGCAGGCGGCGGTCTGCTGGTCGGCCAACCTGCAGACCGGCTACCACCGGGCCGAGCAGCTCGGCCTCGGCACGCTGCTCGGGCGCAGCACCGGTGAGGCGTTCACGATGAGCTTCGCCGGCCAGGGCTTCGTCGTGGTCCAGCCCTCCGAGGAGCCGCCGGTGGCCGGCAGCGGCGCTCAGCAGCAGCAGGGCGGCCTGCTCGGCGGCCTGCTCCAGTGA